One Deltaproteobacteria bacterium genomic window carries:
- a CDS encoding LysR family transcriptional regulator encodes MNLSPHPFTLRQLQYIVAVADLLSFHQAAEECHVSQPSLSAQIAEIERVLGVQLFERDRRRVALTAAGKEYVAQARVILRESDALVETARRYSDPFSGTLRIGVIPTISPYLLPQLTKTLRAAYGRLSLVWTEDKTHMLVRALNAGAIDAALLALEADIGDVEREVIAKDPFVLVARVGDPLAAKSTPTTAAELRGATVLVLEDEHCFGKQALEFCLGAKARDHEFRGTSLATILSMVVGGVGVTLLPELSVPHEVKTKKLRVRQFTEPPPARTIGLIWRKQSALAPALRTLAATMCHAYPKDSTSSTAVKTRPPRAGQALTTPITKVQ; translated from the coding sequence ATGAATTTGAGTCCGCATCCATTCACGCTACGACAACTGCAGTACATCGTAGCGGTTGCTGATCTGTTGAGCTTTCATCAAGCCGCCGAGGAGTGTCATGTCTCGCAGCCGTCGCTCAGTGCCCAGATTGCGGAGATCGAGCGGGTGCTCGGCGTTCAGCTTTTCGAACGTGATCGGCGCCGTGTGGCGTTGACCGCTGCAGGGAAAGAATATGTTGCGCAGGCGCGAGTCATACTGCGCGAGAGCGATGCGTTGGTTGAAACCGCGCGACGGTACAGCGATCCATTCTCTGGTACGTTGCGTATCGGCGTGATTCCCACGATCTCGCCATATCTGTTGCCACAGTTGACGAAAACACTACGTGCCGCGTACGGACGCTTGTCGTTGGTCTGGACAGAGGACAAGACGCACATGCTAGTGCGCGCGCTCAACGCTGGCGCGATCGACGCTGCGCTGCTGGCGTTGGAAGCGGACATTGGTGACGTCGAGCGCGAAGTGATTGCCAAAGACCCCTTCGTCTTAGTCGCGCGCGTCGGTGATCCACTCGCCGCGAAGAGTACGCCGACCACGGCGGCAGAACTGCGTGGCGCCACCGTGCTGGTGCTCGAAGACGAGCACTGCTTTGGCAAACAAGCGCTAGAATTTTGCCTCGGCGCCAAAGCGCGAGATCACGAGTTCAGGGGAACGAGCCTGGCGACGATTCTCAGCATGGTGGTTGGCGGTGTAGGAGTGACATTGCTGCCAGAGTTGTCAGTGCCCCACGAAGTAAAAACGAAAAAGTTGCGAGTGCGCCAGTTTACCGAACCACCACCAGCACGCACCATCGGCCTCATCTGGCGCAAACAGTCAGCGTTGGCACCGGCGTTGCGTACGCTTGCAGCCACCATGTGCCATGCCTATCCAAAAGATTCAACTTCGTCGACCGCCGTGAAGACTCGTCCTCCTCGTGCCGGACAGGCGCTCACGACGCCGATTACGAAAGTGCAGTAA
- the katG gene encoding catalase/peroxidase HPI — MSDTNKCPFHHTAAGGTANRDWWPNQLKLDILHQHSSQSNPMGEDFNYAEAFKSLDLEGVKKDLRDLMTTSQDWWPADFGHYGPLFIRMAWHSAGTYRTGDGRGGAGNGSQRFAPLNSWPDNGNLDKARRLLWPIKQKYGRKISWADLMILAGNVALESMGFKTFGFAGGREDIWEPEKDIYWGSENKWLDDTRYSGDRDLENPLAAVQMGLIYVNPQGPNGNPDPVAAARDIRETFARMAMNDEETVALIAGGHTFGKAHGAGPESHVGCEPEAANIEEQGFGWKSSFGSGKGGDTITSGLEGTWTTTPTKWSNNFFWNLFGYDWELTKSPAGAHQWRPKGGAGTGTVPDAHDPSKRHAPFMLTTDLSLRFDPAYEKISRRFMENPDQFADAFARAWFKLTHRDMGPRARYLGPEVPAEQLIWQDPIPAVNHKLIDTQDVTSLKSQILASGLSISQLVFTAWASASTFRGSDKRGGANGSRIRLAPQKDWEVNQPAQLAKVLKTLEGIQSAFNSAHSHGKQVSLADLIVLAGCAGIEQAAKNAGYPVTVPFTPGRMDATQEQTDIASFAVLEPVADGFRNYLKSKFSVSAEELLVDRAQLLTLTTPEMTALIGGLRVLNTNVGQTQHGVFTKRPEMLTNDFFVHLLDMGTEWRPVAQDAEVFEGRDRKSGEVNWTATRVDLVFGSNSQLRALAEVYGCADAQEKFVDDFVAAWTKVMNLDRFDHV, encoded by the coding sequence ATGTCTGATACGAACAAATGCCCATTCCACCACACTGCCGCAGGCGGTACAGCAAACCGCGACTGGTGGCCGAACCAACTGAAGCTCGACATTCTGCACCAGCATTCCTCCCAGTCCAATCCGATGGGTGAAGATTTCAACTACGCCGAAGCGTTTAAGAGTCTCGACTTGGAGGGCGTCAAGAAGGACCTCCGTGACCTGATGACCACGTCGCAGGACTGGTGGCCAGCAGACTTCGGCCATTACGGACCGTTATTCATCCGCATGGCATGGCACAGCGCCGGTACTTACCGCACCGGCGACGGGCGCGGCGGCGCAGGCAACGGCAGTCAGCGCTTTGCGCCACTCAATAGCTGGCCCGACAATGGCAACCTCGATAAGGCACGCCGCCTGCTGTGGCCGATCAAGCAGAAATACGGTCGAAAAATTTCCTGGGCTGATCTGATGATTCTCGCGGGTAACGTCGCTCTGGAATCGATGGGGTTCAAGACCTTCGGTTTCGCTGGTGGGCGAGAGGACATCTGGGAACCGGAAAAGGATATCTACTGGGGCTCTGAGAACAAGTGGTTAGATGATACACGCTACTCCGGCGACCGCGACCTCGAAAACCCGCTCGCGGCCGTGCAAATGGGGCTGATTTACGTCAACCCGCAAGGTCCCAACGGCAATCCAGATCCGGTCGCTGCGGCCAGAGACATTCGCGAGACCTTCGCGCGTATGGCGATGAATGACGAAGAAACAGTCGCTCTGATTGCTGGCGGCCACACCTTTGGCAAGGCGCACGGGGCTGGCCCTGAGTCTCACGTCGGGTGCGAACCCGAAGCAGCTAATATCGAGGAGCAGGGTTTCGGTTGGAAGAGTAGCTTTGGCAGCGGTAAAGGTGGCGACACAATCACCAGCGGTTTGGAAGGGACCTGGACCACCACGCCGACGAAATGGAGCAACAACTTCTTCTGGAACTTGTTCGGCTACGACTGGGAACTGACGAAGAGCCCGGCTGGCGCGCATCAGTGGAGACCGAAGGGCGGAGCAGGCACCGGTACGGTCCCGGACGCCCACGATCCATCCAAGCGTCATGCCCCGTTCATGCTGACCACGGACCTCTCGCTGCGGTTCGATCCGGCGTACGAGAAGATCTCACGGCGTTTCATGGAGAATCCTGATCAGTTCGCCGATGCGTTCGCCCGGGCGTGGTTTAAGCTAACGCACCGAGACATGGGACCGCGTGCGCGCTACCTTGGCCCCGAGGTTCCTGCAGAACAGCTTATCTGGCAAGACCCCATTCCCGCGGTCAATCACAAATTGATTGATACCCAGGACGTCACTTCGCTGAAGAGCCAGATCTTGGCTTCTGGTCTGTCTATCTCACAACTGGTTTTTACCGCTTGGGCGTCAGCGTCGACGTTCCGTGGTTCCGACAAGCGCGGCGGCGCCAACGGCTCCCGCATTCGCCTGGCCCCGCAGAAGGATTGGGAAGTCAACCAGCCTGCTCAACTGGCCAAGGTCCTCAAGACTCTGGAGGGTATCCAAAGTGCGTTCAACAGTGCGCATTCCCACGGCAAGCAGGTCTCGCTGGCGGACCTGATCGTCTTGGCCGGTTGTGCAGGTATCGAGCAAGCGGCCAAGAATGCTGGTTACCCAGTGACGGTTCCCTTCACGCCGGGACGTATGGACGCCACGCAGGAGCAAACCGATATCGCTTCCTTTGCTGTGCTCGAACCGGTCGCGGATGGGTTCCGCAACTACCTCAAGAGCAAGTTCTCTGTCTCAGCCGAGGAATTGCTGGTCGATCGCGCGCAATTACTGACGCTCACGACGCCGGAGATGACAGCCCTCATCGGTGGCCTGCGGGTGCTGAATACCAACGTCGGCCAGACCCAACACGGTGTCTTTACCAAGCGACCGGAGATGCTGACCAACGACTTCTTTGTCCACCTGCTCGACATGGGCACAGAATGGAGGCCGGTCGCACAGGACGCTGAAGTGTTTGAAGGGCGAGATCGTAAGTCAGGCGAAGTCAACTGGACCGCAACGCGCGTCGATCTTGTCTTCGGTTCAAACTCTCAGCTCCGCGCTCTGGCTGAAGTCTATGGATGTGCGGACGCCCAGGAGAAGTTTGTCGATGACTTTGTCGCGGCCTGGACCAAGGTGATGAACCTGGATCGTTTTGACCATGTCTGA
- a CDS encoding LLM class flavin-dependent oxidoreductase, which produces MTNANPSLVLTNSLGPGLVENLATYARMAEERGFRAVFVSEAGSDALAVAQHLASVTSRIQVGTCITNVYLRPPLLAALHAMTIDRFAPGRLLLGLGTSSEALNKLYGQEMAKPAATIRQYVQAVQSALRGEHETLSQMKKMGMVVPHAAHQIPVYVGTASQQCLEVTGELADGCFTSQCAPHGLQEVREHLSRGAQRAGRTARDIPLAPLLHCCVETDRGVALRAVRRVLAAYGQRPLYNRFLARQGFVKEAEGIAAAAKRGDMAAAAAAVSDDMVEQVAAMGTPQQCLKKVEAFEKAGASYMVLFPMTVDGDYDRNVRATLDAFAR; this is translated from the coding sequence TTGACAAATGCAAACCCCAGCCTCGTGTTGACGAATAGTTTAGGTCCTGGACTCGTGGAAAACCTGGCGACGTATGCGCGCATGGCGGAGGAACGTGGCTTTCGTGCGGTCTTTGTTTCCGAGGCTGGGTCTGATGCACTGGCGGTGGCTCAGCATCTGGCGAGTGTCACTTCTCGTATTCAGGTCGGAACCTGTATCACCAATGTCTATCTGCGTCCGCCATTGTTGGCTGCGTTGCATGCCATGACGATCGATCGCTTTGCGCCAGGGAGGTTGTTGCTTGGTCTGGGAACCAGCTCTGAAGCGTTAAACAAGCTGTATGGTCAAGAGATGGCAAAGCCAGCTGCAACCATACGCCAGTATGTCCAGGCAGTACAAAGCGCTCTCCGTGGCGAGCACGAAACGCTTTCACAGATGAAAAAGATGGGCATGGTCGTACCGCACGCTGCGCACCAGATTCCTGTTTATGTCGGTACGGCTTCGCAACAATGTCTGGAAGTGACAGGCGAACTCGCCGACGGCTGTTTTACTTCGCAATGTGCACCGCATGGGTTACAGGAAGTGAGAGAACATCTGAGCCGTGGCGCACAGCGGGCAGGAAGAACAGCGCGAGATATTCCGCTCGCGCCATTGTTGCATTGTTGTGTCGAGACAGACCGTGGCGTTGCGCTACGTGCCGTTCGACGTGTGCTCGCTGCTTATGGACAACGTCCGCTCTACAATCGTTTTCTTGCACGTCAGGGTTTTGTCAAAGAAGCAGAGGGGATCGCGGCGGCTGCAAAGAGGGGCGACATGGCTGCCGCCGCTGCTGCGGTTTCTGACGACATGGTAGAGCAAGTTGCAGCAATGGGCACTCCACAACAATGCCTGAAGAAAGTTGAAGCATTCGAAAAGGCCGGAGCATCGTACATGGTGCTCTTTCCGATGACAGTTGATGGAGATTACGACCGTAACGTGCGAGCGACATTGGACGCTTTTGCGAGGTAA
- a CDS encoding MAPEG family protein, translating to MEALRENPAFGIYALCAAILGVKMLASAFYTGSRRQKTNGYINPEDAQRFGGEGVVAKPEEAPEVARALRIQRNDLENIPLFLAIGLIYVLSGASATGVMILCGLFTVARVVHTFVYAKGIQPARAICFGIGALCTLVMIFRIIVNVM from the coding sequence ATGGAAGCATTACGTGAAAATCCAGCTTTCGGTATTTATGCCCTTTGTGCAGCGATACTGGGAGTGAAGATGCTAGCCTCGGCGTTTTACACCGGATCAAGGCGGCAAAAGACAAATGGCTATATCAACCCTGAGGATGCGCAACGGTTCGGTGGTGAGGGAGTCGTCGCAAAACCAGAGGAAGCTCCGGAGGTCGCTCGTGCACTACGCATTCAGCGCAATGATCTCGAAAACATCCCCCTCTTCTTAGCCATCGGATTGATTTATGTCCTGAGTGGCGCCTCAGCGACAGGGGTGATGATTCTGTGCGGCTTGTTCACCGTCGCTCGCGTCGTTCATACCTTTGTGTACGCCAAAGGGATTCAGCCTGCCCGCGCGATCTGTTTTGGTATCGGTGCTCTGTGTACGCTGGTGATGATCTTTCGCATCATTGTCAACGTGATGTGA